ATGACTATCGGGTATTCATAGCCTGTTGCAACCTGTGGTTCCCCAAAAAAGAGAAATCTGGTGGAGGCTTGATAGTCATTAATCCCCGAGGCGATGTGTTAAGGGAACTGTATCTTCCAGGAAATCAGTTAGCGGTTTTCGAATTTTCGAAAGCAGAAATCAAACGCTATCATCATCCCAAAGCTGAAAACTCTATGCAACATATCCTCTTCCAGGACTTGCGCCGCCCTGAACTTTATCGAACTTGAAAAATCGCAAACACCCTTGACGACTCATACTCCTTGAATTCGAAAAAACAAATTATTTCGCAAAAAAATTTTCTCCATCAGCGATTGACTTTCCAAAATGTGGAGTTATACTATATATGGATGTTTTAAATTGCATTAATCCTACATATTGGGGTTATCATGCATTGTCCTTACTGTGGTGAGCCAGATTCACGGGTAATCGATACCAGAGTTGTTGAAAACGGATATGGCGTGCGCAGACGTAGAGAGTGCCAGAGTTGCCACCGTCGTTTCACAACCTATGAGCGTTGTGAACGGGAACCTTTAGTAGTGATTAAAAAAAGCGGCAACCGGCAGTTGTTCGACCGTAAAAAAATTCTCAATGGGCTTTTAAAAGCCTGTGAGAAAAGACCCGTGTCCACGGAAACTTTAGAGGCCGTAGCCAGCGAAGTCGAGAAAGAGCTCCAGGAAGAGGGCTTTGAAGAGGTACCTTCTTCATATATTGGGGAAAAGGTTATGGAAAAATTGAAAAAAATTGACCAGGTAGCTTACGTACGCTTTGCTTCGGTCTACCGTGAGTTTCGCGATGTAGACCAGTTCATAGAAATCTTAGGCTCTCTGGTTAAGGAAAAGGAAAAGGGGGTTTAAAAAATGGAAGAAACTTATGATCTACTCGCTCCCCGAAAAGTTCAAAAGAGGGACGGGAGAATCGTGCCTTTTGATAGGTATCGCATCGAGCGAGCTATTTACAAAGCTTTTCAGGCTGTGGGAGAAGAAACAGCAAGTGTTCCTGAAGAGCTGAGCAAAATTGTAACCACTAAATTGTTTGAAAAGTTCGGTCCAGATGCAACGGTGAACATCGAAACCATCCAGGACTTTGTTGAGGAAACATTAATCGAAAATGGTTTTTCCAAAGTAGCCAAGGCCTACATTCTCTACCGTCGCAAACGTCAGGAGCTAAGAGAAGCTCTTCAGGCAAGGGTGGATATAGAAAAAATCGTTCAGGAATATCTTCTGCAAGCGGACTGGCGCACCCAGGAAAACTCCAACACTACCTACTCTTACCCGGGCCTGGTGTTGCACGTTGCGGGTTCTGTAATGGCTAACTACACTTTAAACCGCATTTATCCCGATGAAGTCCGGGAAGCACACACTAACGCTGATATTCACATTCACGACCTCTCTTACGGATTAACGGCATATTGTGCGGGATGGTCACTGGAGCAGTTAATCCGTGAAGGGTTTGGAGGGGTAAAAGACAAAATCGCTGCCGGACCAGCCAAGCACCTCTCCGCCTTGACCGGGCAAATGGTGAACTTCCTGGGCACTATGCAAATGGAATTTGCAGGAGCCCAGGCCTTTAACTCAGTCGATACCTACCTTGCTCCTTTTGTACGTTTCGATCGGCTTAATTATCGGATGGTTAAACAACTCATTCAGCAGATGGTCTTTGCCATGAACGTGCCTTCCCGCTGGGGAAGCCAGGCACCATTCATTAACTTTTCCTTCGACTGGATCGTTCCTGAAGACATGCGCGAGCGCCCGGTCATCATTGGTGGAGAAGAACGACCAGACCTGGGTACTTACGGCGACTACCAAGAAGAAATGGACATGATTAATAAAGCCTTTCTCGAAGTCATGCTGGAAGGAGATTACGAAGGGAGAGTCTTTTCCTTCCCCATACCTACTTACAACATAACCCCTGACTTCCCTTGGGAGTCGGAAAACGCCCAACTTTTGTGGAAACTTACCGCAAAGTACGGTGTGCCGTACTTTCAAAATTTTATTTCTACTGACATGCACCCGGGAGACGTTCGCTCCATGTGTTGTCGACTGCAACTGGATTTACGCACTCTGCGCAACCGTTTTGGGGGCCTGTTTGGCTCGGCGGACAAAACCGGCTCCATTGGTGTGGTCACCATCAACCTACCCCGCATTGGCTATCTGAGCAAATCCGAAGAAGAGTTCTTCGCGCGTCTCAAACGAGCCATGTACATAGCAAAAACCGCCCTGGAAATCAAGCGCAAAGTCATCGAGCGCAATATGAAAAATGGCCTTCTTCCCTATACACGAAGATATCTGGGCACTTTTCGCAATCATTTCTCAACCATAGGTCTTGTGGGCATGAATGAAGCTTGCCTTAATTTTCTGGGAGTATCCATAGCGCATCCTGAAGGTAAATCCTTTGCAGTCAAAGTCTTGAACTTCATGAGGGAACTACTCGCTGATTTTCAGGAAGAAACGGGCAATCTTTACAACCTGGAAGCAACTCCGGCAGAAGGTGCCAGTTACCGTCTGGCACGCCACGACAAAAAGAGATTCCCGGACATTATAACTGCCGGTGAAAACGAACCCTACTACACAAACAGCACCTACCTCCCGGTTAACTATACTGAAGATCCCTTTGAAGCTCTGGAACACCAGAAAGACTTGCAAACACTTTACACTGGGGGCACTGTCTTCCATCTTTTCCTGCCCGAAACTCCTCACCCCCAGGCCGTGAAACTCTTCATTAAAAGGGCTTTCGAAAACTACCCCATACCGTATTTGACCATTACCCCTACTTTTTCAGTTTGTCCCAATCACGGGTATTTGTCTGGCAAAACCTTTATTTGTCCCCACTGCAATCAGGAAACCGAAGTGTATTCCCGAGTGGTGGGCTACTACCGCCCGGTAAGGCGCTGGAACCGGGGCAAGCAGGAAGAATTTAGAGAACGCAAAGAGTACCAGCTTGAAAAAGTGAAAGTTTTGGGAGCCTGATAAATCAGGCTCCCAGAGGGCATCATGAACATCTTTCGGGGATGGCAAAAAGTAAGTTACATCGACTACCCGGCCAGAATCGCTACCTTGCTATTTGTAGGCGGTTGCAACTTTCGTTGCCCCTACTGCCAGAATCCAGAACTGGTTAGGGAGTGGCAAGGACTACCTCTTATTGAGGAAAGTGCGGTTCGTGAGTTCCTCTTGAATCGTAAAACCTTTATCGATGCAGTATGCATAAGCGGTGGAGAGCCGCTGCTTCACTTTGAGGAATTACTACCCTTTTTGAGATGGGTCAAAAAGGAAGGTTTTCTGGTCAAGGTGGACACCAATGGGAGTTTTCCTGCCAGAGTAGAAGATCTTGAAAAAGAAGGGCTTGTGGATTACTGGGCAATCGATTTTAAACTCCTGCCAGAAAACTATTCACTGGTTGCTCCACCGGATTTAAAGAAGAAGGTCCTCGAAACCCTGGAAATGGCCTTGAATTTTCCTCTCCACAAAGTAGAGTTTCGAACTACCATTTACCCTCCTTTTCACAACTCGAAAATTTTGGAAGAAATGGCTCAATACCTTCGAGAAGCTCCCCTTTGGTACTGGCAAAATTTTCAAAACCAGAAAACTCTATCTCCAGAGGCACAAAAGGTTGCCCCTTACCCGATAGAAACCCTCAAAGCTTGGGCAAAGGAGATTAACTCCAAACTGGAAAGAGAGTTAGCTTTTGTCCGTGAATGAACATAGTCATTCCAGGTTGGCGTGTCGTAGCATCATTTCCTGATACGCTTTTTCTCTCCTATCCCAGATAAGATAGAGTATGCAAGCGTCAAAAAAGAGAAAAAGCGCGTCTTCAAAACGAGTTCCACTGCCATTTGCAAAAAGCTGAATGCTGGGTGGTGCTTTCTCGCTCTTAAAAGAAACTACCACGTCAGCAATTTTAGCAAGTGGT
This portion of the Thermatribacter velox genome encodes:
- a CDS encoding anaerobic ribonucleoside-triphosphate reductase activating protein, with product MNIFRGWQKVSYIDYPARIATLLFVGGCNFRCPYCQNPELVREWQGLPLIEESAVREFLLNRKTFIDAVCISGGEPLLHFEELLPFLRWVKKEGFLVKVDTNGSFPARVEDLEKEGLVDYWAIDFKLLPENYSLVAPPDLKKKVLETLEMALNFPLHKVEFRTTIYPPFHNSKILEEMAQYLREAPLWYWQNFQNQKTLSPEAQKVAPYPIETLKAWAKEINSKLERELAFVRE
- a CDS encoding ribonucleoside triphosphate reductase, producing MEETYDLLAPRKVQKRDGRIVPFDRYRIERAIYKAFQAVGEETASVPEELSKIVTTKLFEKFGPDATVNIETIQDFVEETLIENGFSKVAKAYILYRRKRQELREALQARVDIEKIVQEYLLQADWRTQENSNTTYSYPGLVLHVAGSVMANYTLNRIYPDEVREAHTNADIHIHDLSYGLTAYCAGWSLEQLIREGFGGVKDKIAAGPAKHLSALTGQMVNFLGTMQMEFAGAQAFNSVDTYLAPFVRFDRLNYRMVKQLIQQMVFAMNVPSRWGSQAPFINFSFDWIVPEDMRERPVIIGGEERPDLGTYGDYQEEMDMINKAFLEVMLEGDYEGRVFSFPIPTYNITPDFPWESENAQLLWKLTAKYGVPYFQNFISTDMHPGDVRSMCCRLQLDLRTLRNRFGGLFGSADKTGSIGVVTINLPRIGYLSKSEEEFFARLKRAMYIAKTALEIKRKVIERNMKNGLLPYTRRYLGTFRNHFSTIGLVGMNEACLNFLGVSIAHPEGKSFAVKVLNFMRELLADFQEETGNLYNLEATPAEGASYRLARHDKKRFPDIITAGENEPYYTNSTYLPVNYTEDPFEALEHQKDLQTLYTGGTVFHLFLPETPHPQAVKLFIKRAFENYPIPYLTITPTFSVCPNHGYLSGKTFICPHCNQETEVYSRVVGYYRPVRRWNRGKQEEFRERKEYQLEKVKVLGA
- the nrdR gene encoding transcriptional regulator NrdR, which gives rise to MHCPYCGEPDSRVIDTRVVENGYGVRRRRECQSCHRRFTTYERCEREPLVVIKKSGNRQLFDRKKILNGLLKACEKRPVSTETLEAVASEVEKELQEEGFEEVPSSYIGEKVMEKLKKIDQVAYVRFASVYREFRDVDQFIEILGSLVKEKEKGV